In the genome of Pseudomonas protegens, one region contains:
- a CDS encoding saccharopine dehydrogenase NADP-binding domain-containing protein has protein sequence MKGAVIGLVGAYGSVGRQVAQLLAGQVALRLGGRDRQRAEQLNQQVGARAEVRVLDLWQPQSLADFCAGCALVINCAGPSYRILDRVARAALAAGADYLDVGGDDPLHERLSGQVPAGRRVLLSAGMLPGLSGLFPRLLAQSFQRVDAMRCYAGGLGRLSATAAEDFLLSLGNGFGQAQCGWCEGRVVRSTASAGQALQRDWLPAAGVQAYPYLSTEQQRLFADVAVRQGQGFNLFEGAQLAAALQRVQGSAPEARSSAQNIAALVQASALDVAGRRPYQLLAVEIDGLRDGREQQASAWLRAVDGSRLTGSVAAFCALHWAHLPEGLHYAAQVLDPAACLEQLQRWLPDTRVQLPDFAGVALAEEGVL, from the coding sequence ATGAAGGGGGCGGTGATTGGCCTGGTCGGGGCTTATGGCAGCGTCGGCCGGCAAGTGGCGCAGCTGCTGGCCGGCCAGGTAGCGCTGCGCCTGGGCGGGCGCGATCGGCAGCGCGCCGAGCAACTGAACCAGCAGGTGGGGGCGCGCGCCGAGGTGCGCGTCCTCGACCTGTGGCAGCCCCAGAGCCTGGCGGATTTCTGCGCCGGTTGCGCGCTGGTGATCAACTGCGCCGGGCCCAGCTACCGGATCCTCGATCGGGTGGCCCGGGCCGCGCTGGCCGCGGGGGCCGACTACCTGGATGTGGGCGGCGACGATCCGCTGCATGAGCGGCTGTCGGGGCAGGTGCCGGCGGGGCGCCGGGTGCTGTTGTCGGCGGGCATGCTGCCGGGGTTGTCGGGGCTGTTTCCGCGGTTGCTGGCGCAGTCCTTCCAGCGGGTCGACGCGATGCGTTGTTATGCCGGTGGGCTGGGGCGTTTGTCGGCCACCGCCGCCGAGGACTTTCTGCTGAGCCTGGGCAATGGCTTCGGTCAGGCCCAGTGCGGCTGGTGCGAAGGGCGGGTGGTGCGCAGCACGGCAAGTGCCGGACAGGCATTGCAACGCGACTGGCTGCCAGCGGCCGGGGTGCAGGCCTATCCGTACCTGAGCACCGAGCAGCAGCGTCTGTTCGCTGATGTAGCGGTGCGCCAGGGGCAGGGTTTCAACCTGTTCGAGGGCGCTCAATTGGCGGCGGCGCTGCAACGTGTCCAGGGCTCGGCGCCGGAGGCGCGCAGCAGCGCGCAAAACATCGCTGCGCTGGTGCAGGCCAGTGCCCTGGACGTGGCCGGGCGCCGGCCCTATCAGTTGCTGGCGGTGGAAATCGACGGCTTGCGCGATGGGCGTGAGCAGCAGGCCAGTGCCTGGCTGCGGGCGGTGGATGGTTCACGCCTGACCGGCAGCGTCGCGGCTTTCTGCGCCCTGCACTGGGCGCACCTGCCCGAGGGGCTGCACTACGCCGCCCAGGTGCTGGACCCGGCGGCCTGCCTGGAACAGCTGCAGCGCTGGCTGCCGGACACTCGGGTGCAGTTGCCCGATTTCGCCGGCGTGGCCCTGGCCGAGGAGGGCGTGCTGTGA
- a CDS encoding thioesterase II family protein: MRKAPSAWLRRYPQPQPPRCRLVCLPHAGGSASFFNDWRHLLPTDIELVSVQYPGREERLSESWPGSLEWMAGTITRALSDLVDLPLVLFGHSLGAALAYEVAARLQQQGSAPQRLIVSAHPAPHRQRHSELHLGSDEALLADVRRLADGAPSLLDDPTLRELYLPALRNDYRLIECYRGAVGRALDLPLSVCLGTRDTEVDQDEAYAWAEVSAQVTDFQAFPGGHFYLREQQADVLRHLTRLLAGLGEQPWQCWPSTP; the protein is encoded by the coding sequence GTGAGAAAGGCTCCCAGTGCCTGGCTGCGGCGTTATCCGCAGCCACAACCACCGCGTTGCCGGCTGGTGTGCCTGCCCCATGCCGGGGGCAGCGCGAGCTTCTTCAATGACTGGCGCCACCTGTTGCCGACGGATATCGAGCTGGTCAGCGTGCAGTACCCGGGGCGCGAGGAGCGCCTCAGCGAAAGCTGGCCCGGCAGCCTGGAGTGGATGGCCGGCACCATCACCCGGGCCCTGTCGGACCTGGTGGACCTGCCCCTGGTGCTGTTCGGCCACAGCCTGGGCGCGGCCCTGGCCTATGAGGTGGCGGCGCGCCTGCAGCAACAGGGCTCGGCGCCGCAGCGGCTGATCGTGTCCGCGCATCCGGCGCCCCATCGCCAGCGCCACAGCGAGCTGCACCTGGGCTCGGACGAGGCGTTGCTGGCGGATGTGCGGCGTCTGGCCGACGGTGCGCCGTCGCTGCTGGACGACCCGACCCTGCGCGAGCTGTACCTGCCGGCCTTGCGCAACGACTACCGGCTGATCGAGTGCTATCGCGGCGCCGTCGGTCGCGCCCTGGACCTGCCCCTGAGCGTGTGCCTGGGCACTCGGGACACCGAGGTGGACCAGGACGAAGCCTATGCCTGGGCCGAAGTCAGCGCCCAGGTCACCGATTTCCAGGCCTTTCCCGGTGGGCACTTCTACCTGCGCGAGCAGCAGGCCGACGTGCTGCGCCACCTGACGCGATTGCTCGCGGGCCTCGGCGAGCAGCCGTGGCAGTGCTGGCCTTCGACCCCATGA